In Lolium rigidum isolate FL_2022 chromosome 3, APGP_CSIRO_Lrig_0.1, whole genome shotgun sequence, the genomic window AGAGAGAGACTATATATGGTGGCCAGTACGGCACCGCAACTTCGTGCATGCTGCATGGATGCATCACACACAAGCAGATGATCTTGGTTTATTAAACTAAAACTCCAAAGGTAAAGATCACATAATAGGAAGCTACCAAGCAATGAAGATAAAAGAATCCGAGCTACCAAGCAATTAAGATTGGTCGATGGCTCATATGTTTGCACGTTCGTCATCATCATTACCATGGATCGATCACTTCTTTCTAGCATGTTAATTTGTACAACTATGAGGTTGTAAGGAATTACGTAGCCTAGCTGGTCTCCATGAAACTAATTCAAGTGTTCTAATAATCCGGAGATTGGTTAGTTTGTCACCCTCTACGCATTGTAACATCATTTTCGACCTACTGCGCATATCGttttcttgtttgcattttattaaAACATTTATTCACTGTTCATGGAAATCAATGTTTGCAACTCATTTGATAAATCAGCATTACAAAAAGATAGAACAATGAAAATACATGACACTATTTTTTTCTTATACTACTGATTTCATTGCGAAGAAACTAACATGACAAATTATGAGTACTCCTACTTGAGGAAATTAATCCATTGCACAAGTGGGATCCTATTAtttgtttagtttttttgcaaatcaGCCAGGGGCATATAGATCATGTGATCTGATGGCACACAATAAGCAGCCACAGTTCTCTTCATCTGATGTTACATCGTGCTTCCTTGATAAGAAcccatcatcataatcaagacttCTTGGTCCTACAGAGTAGAGAGTGATTTCTTGGTTTTTTAAATCCGAGAATATCTAAAAGGGCAAATCTGATTCTACACTAATTAAGTACTAGTTGTTCCTTTGCTAGTTAGTTAATTGATGGACAATGAAGGAATAAAAGGGAAACAAAACTAAGGAATGTTTTAAGTTAGGGCCTGCATCCTTGATTCCTTGAAGAGTCCACCTAATGGTATCTTGTGAACCCACACGTACTTGTAAAGCTAAGCATATATAGGTTTTTGTCCCCACATTCTAGCCTTCTTTTCACTTTTTCCTTTCCCCTACATTAATACTTTAATTTATGTGTTACTTATCTTTTCAACTGAAATATACACAGCTTACATAAACATGTAAAATATTGCCTACGTGCATGCCACGTATCTCAAGATTTATTTATAAAGTGATGAGTTTGTATGCTAAAATTTCGGACTCAATAATCGATGGAAAAAACTTTTTTAGAATGATGTCCGGCAACATGATGTCATCTTAAAATTGGTGAACAACTAATCTAATACTCTATTTACTAGTcttccctccgtctcagtttactagtcttccctaTATCACTAGGTCGtcaatttgacctatataatttaaattatataatgcaaaaattatatcattagaaaatagaacatctaagctttctaatgatataattttttataacatataagtaatgctaatttgatcaaatttgcgacctaggggtacgcgcacgcctaataaactgtgagagagggagtatcaAGGATCCATATTATTGTTATTGTATTAGTTATTATTACTATTTAATTGCTCTAGTACTATGAATGTGCTGTTCTAATTCCTCCATTATTTCATTCATGTTAACCATGATTGCTCCAGGGGTGTGAGATAGTGCTCCACATTATTGTCCCACACGTGTGACAACTAATTAGATGTTTTGCTGCTTTGCACTGATCTTCTTGTCGATCGTACGGCAGATTATTATTGGAAAATGTGTCGATATAAACAATAGAGTTTAAGACAAGCAAATCTGGTCTGATTAGCAACCAGCTTAATAATTTGTGTTCTTCACTCAACTGAATATTTTCTCTGTGTTAGTTGCAAAATTAATTTACAGTACGCGCTTCATGTCTTACTCACAGGCATCTAACTATATATTATATATCACAGCATATATTCAGAAGCTATACATTGAACTCAAATGAAAGTGCACACTACAATATTTCATAGTATTGTGCAGGAAATCTTTTGTACACTAATCAGCAGCTAGCTCCAACCAATGATGGATTTGTACAAGGACATGTCATGCGCCAACTTTGCATGGGCCACTACGCTCGATCCAATCACGTCTGGTTACCGAAGCAAAGATCAGAGTCCATGTTTAGAAATCTTGCTAGTACGCTTTGAATGATGCATtcaccatctctctctctctccatctttCTCTCTATCTGTCTAACTATACGCTGAACAGTCACTATATTATGTACTAGATGTCTAGATCTCTCATGCAAATCAAAGCgggaaggaaaagaaaaaaggtAGAAGCGAGGAAGATCACAAGTTTGCCAGCTGCCGGATGGGCCAGGGCGCTCGTGTGCTGCCCCCATCCATGCATGCACACACCCATCACTAGCCACACCAACAACGTTTTGTTTATCATTCATTCGATCTCGCCAGCTTGATCGACCCTAGCTCCCTATATAGTACTGCGGAATCTGCCATAGCAGGATAGAAGGAGGAGCAACAGTGAAGAGATACGAGAAGGGAAGAGAGATCATCCGATCTGAAGGGCGGAGATGGCGTCGGAgaaggtggagacggtggtggcgGGGAACTACGTGGAGATGGAGCGAGAAGGAGGCGACGGCGAGAGAGGAGGCGTCGGAgccggtggcggcgccggcgcgtcGTCGGGGGGCAGAAGCAAGCTGGTGTCGAACCTCTTCTGGCACGGCGGCTCCGCCTACGACGCCTGGTTCAGCTGCTCGTCCAACCAGGTGGCGCAGGTGCTGCTGACGCTGCCCTACTCCTTCTCGCAGCTGGGCATGGTGAGCGGCATCGCCTTCCAGCTCTTCTACGGCCTCATGGGGAGCTGGACGGCGTACCTGATCAGCGTGCTCTACGTGGAGTACCGGACGAGGAAGGAGCGGGAGAAGGTGGACTTCCGGAACCACGTCATCCAGTGGTTCGAGGTCCTCCATGGCCTCCTCGGCAGCCACTGGCGGaacgtcggcctcttcttcaacTGCACATTCCTCCTCTTCGGATCCGTCATCCAGCTCATCGCGTGCGCCAGGTACACTAGCTACTGTATTCCTGCTTATATGAAAACCATTATCCTTTCTTCCTTGTCGTCCAAAACATTAGAGTATGTGCAATCTGAACAGCAACATCTACTACATCAACGACTCCCTGGATAAGCGGACATGGACCTACATCTTCGGCGCCTGCTGCGCCACGACCGTCTTCATCCCCTCCTTCCACAACTACCGGATGTGGTCCTTCCTCGGCCTCCTCATGACCACCTACACCGCCTGGTACCTCACCGTCGCAGCCATCGTCCACGGCAAGGCGGAGGGGGTGACGCACTCGGCGCCAACCAAGATGGTGCTCTACTTCACTGGGGCTACGAACATACTCTACACCTTCGGAGGGCACGCTGTCACTGTGTAAGTATATCCAACTATTTGCCATTCTTCTCTTTCTTCAGAATTGTGTTGAGCTCCCATTGATGGAGGTAATAATATTGTGTATTGCCTTGGACAGTGAGATCATGCACGCCATGTGGAAGCCGCAGAAGTTCAAGCTCATCTACCTCATGGCCACGCTCTACGTGCTCACCCTCACGCTGCCGTCCGCCTCTGCCGTGTACTGGGCCTTTGGCGACGCCCTCCTCGACCACTCCAACGCATTCTCCCTCCTCCCGCGCACCCCTTTCCGTGACGCCGCTGTCGTCCTCATGCTCATCCACCAGTTCATCACCTTCGGCTTCGCCTGCACGCCGCTCTACTTCGTCTGGGAGAAGGCCATCGGCGTGCACTCGGACAAGACCACGGTGCTCCGCCGCGCGGCGGCGAGGCTCCCCGTGGTGGCGCCCATCTGGTTCCTTGCCGTCGTCTTCCCCTTCTTCGGGCCTATCAACTCCACCGTGGGTTCACTCCTCGTCAGCTTCACCGTCTACATCATCCCCGCGGCCGCCCACATGGCCGTCTTCGCGTCGCCCGCGGCCAGGGAGGGCGCCGTGGAGCGGCCGCCGCGGTGGGTCGGAGGTTGGGCGGGCATGTACGCCGTCAACTGCTTTGTGGCAGCGTGGGTGCTCGTCGTCGGATTCGGCTTCGGCGGCTGGGCCAGCACCGTCAACTTTGTCCGCCAGGTCAACACCTTCGGACTCTTCACCAAGTGCTACCAGTGCCCTCCTAGGCACTAATTAACTACCTAGCTTTAATCTTCTTCCTATATAAC contains:
- the LOC124699394 gene encoding putative auxin transporter-like protein 4 → MASEKVETVVAGNYVEMEREGGDGERGGVGAGGGAGASSGGRSKLVSNLFWHGGSAYDAWFSCSSNQVAQVLLTLPYSFSQLGMVSGIAFQLFYGLMGSWTAYLISVLYVEYRTRKEREKVDFRNHVIQWFEVLHGLLGSHWRNVGLFFNCTFLLFGSVIQLIACASNIYYINDSLDKRTWTYIFGACCATTVFIPSFHNYRMWSFLGLLMTTYTAWYLTVAAIVHGKAEGVTHSAPTKMVLYFTGATNILYTFGGHAVTVEIMHAMWKPQKFKLIYLMATLYVLTLTLPSASAVYWAFGDALLDHSNAFSLLPRTPFRDAAVVLMLIHQFITFGFACTPLYFVWEKAIGVHSDKTTVLRRAAARLPVVAPIWFLAVVFPFFGPINSTVGSLLVSFTVYIIPAAAHMAVFASPAAREGAVERPPRWVGGWAGMYAVNCFVAAWVLVVGFGFGGWASTVNFVRQVNTFGLFTKCYQCPPRH